A single window of Sphaerodactylus townsendi isolate TG3544 linkage group LG03, MPM_Stown_v2.3, whole genome shotgun sequence DNA harbors:
- the SLC39A7 gene encoding zinc transporter SLC39A7 — MAVHRWLRGAGLCHAGTFMTVCAMLAWSVSTHEGFHGHGHSHEDMHHGHSHAHDEHEDIWHGHAHEDPHHGHSHSHVHEDPHHGHSHGHENHHHGHWHGHVHEPAHEDPHHGHSHVHSHDDSHSHSHGAGGPSQPKPLLGKPPVRRERLEPVQLWTYAIGATLLISAAPYCILFLIPVESNSSQHQALLKLLLSFASGGLLGDAFLHLIPHALEPHSHPGEGGGHSHGAEAKPPAHGHSHQDPSHHHMMSVGLWVLGGIVAFLVVEKFVRHVKGSHGHSHATKVKCSDDEEEKESPRGAGEKAASRRKAPEQKEKPPESTMRVAGYLNLAADFAHNFTDGLALGASFLAGSTVGAVTTLTVLLHEVPHEVGDFAILVQSGCSKWKAMKLQLVTALGALAGTVCSLLAEGVGEAATAWILPFTAGGFIYVATVSVIPELLQESGPVQSLLEVLGLVAGVAMMVFIAQYE, encoded by the exons ATGGCCGTGCACAGGTGGCTGCGGGGAGCTGGGCTCTGCCACGCAGGCACCTTCATGACCGTCTGTGCGATGCTGGCGTGGTCTGTTTCCACGCACGAGGGTTTCCACGGTCACGGGCATTCTCACGAAGACATGCACCACGGCCACAGCCACGCTCATGATGAACACGAGGATATTTGGCATGGCCATGCACACGAAGACCCCCATCATGGACACAGCCACTCGCATGTTCACGAGGATCCTCACCATGGGCACAGCCATGGACATGAAAACCACCATCATGGACACTGGCACGGCCACGTTCACGAGCCGGCTCACGAGGATCCCCACCACGGGCACAGCCATGTCCACTCCCACGACGATTCTCACAGCCACTCCCACGGGGCTGGTGGACCCAGCCAGCCCAAACCACTCCTCGGGAAGCCACCTGTGAGGAGGGAGAGGCTGGAGCCGGTGCAGCTGTGGACCTAC GCGATCGGGGCCACCCTGCTCATCAGCGCGGCCCCCTACTGCATCCTCTTCCTCATCCCGGTGGAGTCCAACTCTTCCCAGCACCAGGCactcctgaagctgctgctgagcTTCGCCTCGGGGGGCCTGCTGGGGGACGCCTTCCTGCACCTCATCCCGCACGCGCTGG agCCACATTCGCATCCCGGAGAAGGAGGGGGTCACTCCCACGGAGCGGAGGCGAAGCCCCCCGCCCACGGACACTCTCACCAGG ATCCTTCGCACCACCACATGATGTCGGTCGGGCTCTGGGTCCTCGGGGGCATCGTGGCATTCCTGGTTGTGGAAAAGTTTGTCAGGCACGTCAAAGGCAGCCACGGGCACAGCCATG CCACCAAGGTCAAATGCAGCGATGATGAGGAGGAGAAAGAGTCCCCCCGAGGAGCAGGCGAGAAAGCTGCCTCGAGGAGGAAGGCTCCGGAGCAGAAGGAGAAGCCCCCAGAGTCCA ccatgCGCGTTGCCGGGTACTTGAACTTGGCAGCGGACTTTGCCCACAACTTCACGGACGGGCTGGCGTTGGGGGCCTCGTTCCTGGCTGGCAGCACCGTGGGGGCCGTCACCACCCTGACTGTGCTTCTGCACGAGGTGCCCCACGAAGTGGGCGACTTTGCCATCCTGGTGCAATCCGGCTGCAGCAAGTGGAAG gcGATGAAGCTGCAGCTGGTGACGGCCTTGGGGGCTCTGGCGGGCACCGTCTGCTCGCTGCTGgccgagggggtgggggaagcggcCACCGCCTGGATCCTGCCCTTCACGGCCGGGGGCTTCATCTACGTGGCCACCGTCTCCGTGATCCCGGAGCTGCTGCAGGAGTCCGGGCCCGTCCAGTCCCTGCTGGAGGTGCTGGGGCTGGTGGCCGGCGTGGCCATGATGGTGTTCATCGCTCAGTACGAGTAG
- the HSD17B8 gene encoding (3R)-3-hydroxyacyl-CoA dehydrogenase isoform X3, giving the protein MGGGGDTQAKDPAVPVPCPPPEDLGYREGCLARLAFLCRLCGCAFGGGPFSPPLPQPWLPLCACGGLWRWSQTHYSRPATICVNCAGITTDEFLLKQTEEAFDAVLRVNLKGTFLVTQAVAQALVASGAPGGSIINMGSIVGKVGNLGQVNYAASKAGVEALTKTAAKELARYGIRCNTVLPGFVRSPMTDKVPQKVLDKFAAMVPLGRLGEPEDVADVCAFLASDESRYITGASVEVTGGLFI; this is encoded by the exons atggggggggggggagatacacaGGCTAAAGACCCTGCAGTCCCGGTTCCTTGCCCCCCCCCGGAAGACTTGGGCTACAGAGAGGGCTGCCTAGCGAGGCTTGCTTTTCTCTGTCGTCTCTGCGGCTGCGCCTTCGGGGGAggacctttctctccccccctcccccagccatggcTGCCTCTCTGCGCCTGCGGGGGTCTTTGGCGCTGGTcacag ACCCACTACTCCCGCCCAGCCACCATCTGCGTAAACTGTGCCGGCATCACCACGGACGAATTCCTCCTCAAGCAGACGGAAGAGGCCTTTGATGCCGTCCTCAGGGTGAATCTCAAG ggGACGTTCTTGGTGACCCAGGCCGTGGCCCAAGCACTGGTAGCAAGCGGAGCACCCGGGGGCtccatcatcaacatgggcagcaTCGTGGGGAAG GTGGGGAACCTGGGGCAGGTGAACTACGCCGCCTCCAAGGCCGGGGTGGAGGCTCTGACCAAGACAGCGGCCAAGGAGCTGGCCAG GTACGGGATTCGCTGCAACACAGTCCTCCCCGGTTTCGTCCGCTCCCCCATGACCGATAAAGTACCCCAGAAAGTGCTGGACAAG TTTGCAGCAATGGTGCCTCTGGGACGTCTGGGGGAGCCTGAAG acGTGGCCGATGTCTGTGCTTTCCTGGCCTCCGATGAGAGCAGGTACATCACTGGAGCCAGCGTGGAGGTAACAG GGGGTCTTTTCATCTGA
- the HSD17B8 gene encoding (3R)-3-hydroxyacyl-CoA dehydrogenase isoform X2 — protein sequence MAASLRLRGSLALVTGGGSGIGRAVCARLAREGALVAVADCNEAGAAETLRGLPAGDHQAWGVDVGCSEGVAGLVGRVQTHYSRPATICVNCAGITTDEFLLKQTEEAFDAVLRVNLKGTFLVTQAVAQALVASGAPGGSIINMGSIVGKVGNLGQVNYAASKAGVEALTKTAAKELARYGIRCNTVLPGFVRSPMTDKVPQKVLDKFAAMVPLGRLGEPEDVADVCAFLASDESRYITGASVEVTGGLFI from the exons atggcTGCCTCTCTGCGCCTGCGGGGGTCTTTGGCGCTGGTcacag GGGGCGGAAGCGGCATCGGCCGCGCCGTCTGCGCTCGCCTGGCCCGGGAAGGGGCGCTGGTGGCCGTGGCCGACTGCAACGAGGCCGGCGCGGCCGAGACCCTGCGGGGGCTGCCGGCAGGAGACCACCAGGCCTGGGGGGTCGACGTGGGCTGCTCCGAGGGCGTGGCGGGGCTCGTGGGGCGCGTCCAG ACCCACTACTCCCGCCCAGCCACCATCTGCGTAAACTGTGCCGGCATCACCACGGACGAATTCCTCCTCAAGCAGACGGAAGAGGCCTTTGATGCCGTCCTCAGGGTGAATCTCAAG ggGACGTTCTTGGTGACCCAGGCCGTGGCCCAAGCACTGGTAGCAAGCGGAGCACCCGGGGGCtccatcatcaacatgggcagcaTCGTGGGGAAG GTGGGGAACCTGGGGCAGGTGAACTACGCCGCCTCCAAGGCCGGGGTGGAGGCTCTGACCAAGACAGCGGCCAAGGAGCTGGCCAG GTACGGGATTCGCTGCAACACAGTCCTCCCCGGTTTCGTCCGCTCCCCCATGACCGATAAAGTACCCCAGAAAGTGCTGGACAAG TTTGCAGCAATGGTGCCTCTGGGACGTCTGGGGGAGCCTGAAG acGTGGCCGATGTCTGTGCTTTCCTGGCCTCCGATGAGAGCAGGTACATCACTGGAGCCAGCGTGGAGGTAACAG GGGGTCTTTTCATCTGA
- the HSD17B8 gene encoding (3R)-3-hydroxyacyl-CoA dehydrogenase isoform X1, giving the protein MHLLNVHLVGRSESLPAGGGSGIGRAVCARLAREGALVAVADCNEAGAAETLRGLPAGDHQAWGVDVGCSEGVAGLVGRVQTHYSRPATICVNCAGITTDEFLLKQTEEAFDAVLRVNLKGTFLVTQAVAQALVASGAPGGSIINMGSIVGKVGNLGQVNYAASKAGVEALTKTAAKELARYGIRCNTVLPGFVRSPMTDKVPQKVLDKFAAMVPLGRLGEPEDVADVCAFLASDESRYITGASVEVTGGLFI; this is encoded by the exons atgcacCTGTTGAATGTCCACCTCGTGGGTCGCAGTGAAAGTCTCCCTGCTG GGGGCGGAAGCGGCATCGGCCGCGCCGTCTGCGCTCGCCTGGCCCGGGAAGGGGCGCTGGTGGCCGTGGCCGACTGCAACGAGGCCGGCGCGGCCGAGACCCTGCGGGGGCTGCCGGCAGGAGACCACCAGGCCTGGGGGGTCGACGTGGGCTGCTCCGAGGGCGTGGCGGGGCTCGTGGGGCGCGTCCAG ACCCACTACTCCCGCCCAGCCACCATCTGCGTAAACTGTGCCGGCATCACCACGGACGAATTCCTCCTCAAGCAGACGGAAGAGGCCTTTGATGCCGTCCTCAGGGTGAATCTCAAG ggGACGTTCTTGGTGACCCAGGCCGTGGCCCAAGCACTGGTAGCAAGCGGAGCACCCGGGGGCtccatcatcaacatgggcagcaTCGTGGGGAAG GTGGGGAACCTGGGGCAGGTGAACTACGCCGCCTCCAAGGCCGGGGTGGAGGCTCTGACCAAGACAGCGGCCAAGGAGCTGGCCAG GTACGGGATTCGCTGCAACACAGTCCTCCCCGGTTTCGTCCGCTCCCCCATGACCGATAAAGTACCCCAGAAAGTGCTGGACAAG TTTGCAGCAATGGTGCCTCTGGGACGTCTGGGGGAGCCTGAAG acGTGGCCGATGTCTGTGCTTTCCTGGCCTCCGATGAGAGCAGGTACATCACTGGAGCCAGCGTGGAGGTAACAG GGGGTCTTTTCATCTGA